In the Brassica napus cultivar Da-Ae chromosome A7, Da-Ae, whole genome shotgun sequence genome, one interval contains:
- the LOC106345949 gene encoding protein CbxX, chromosomal, with amino-acid sequence MKRQVGGGVQRVRSARPTTIHDCALSGDLIALQKLLKDNPSLLNERNPVMYHTPLHVSAGNGNVDIVKYLLDWPGSDKVELEAMNTYGETPLHMAAKNGCNEAAKLLLERGAFIEAKASNGMTPLHLAVWYSITSKDISTVKTLLDNNADCSAKDNEGMTPLDHLPQGQGSEKLRELLRWFLQEQRKRSALESCGKTKAKMELLEEELSNIVGLSELKTQLRKWAKGMLLDERRRALGMNIGTRRPPHMAFLGNPGTGKTMVARVLGKLLHTVGILPTDKVTEVQRTDLVGEFVGHTGPKTRRKIQEAEGGILFVDEAYRLIPMQKADDKDYGLEALEEIMSVMDTGKIVVIFAGYSEPMKRVIASNEGFCRRVTKFFNFSDFSAKELAQILHIKMNSQGEDTLFYGFKLHESCTLQEIASVIERETTEKKRKEMNGGLVDTLLVNARENLDLRLSFDCVDTEEICTIRLEDLEAGLRVFSQ; translated from the exons ATGAAGCGACAAGTCGGCGGAGGAGTACAGCGGGTGAGATCCGCAAGACCCACCACAATTCACGATTGCGCTCTCTCCGGCGATCTCATTGCCTTGCAGAAGCTTCTCAAAGACAACCCTTCTCTTCTCAACGAACGCAACCCCGTC ATGTACCACACGCCACTTCATGTCTCTGCTGGTAATGGCAATGTTGATATTGTCAAGTATCTCTTAGATTGGCCTGGATCCGATAAAGTTGAGTTGGAAGCCATGAACACT TATGGTGAAACCCCATTGCACATGGCAGCCAAGAACGGCTGCAATGAAGCTGCTAAGCTACTCCTTGAGCGCGGTGCTTTTATCGAAGCCAAAGCCAGT AACGGTATGACACCATTGCACCTTGCGGTTTGGTATTCTATTACCTCCAAAGACATCTCAACTGTTAAGACACTGCTGGATAATAACGCTGATTGCAGCGCTAAAGATAAT GAAGGGATGACTCCTTTGGACCATCTACCACAAGGACAGGGCAGCGAGAAGTTGCGTGAATTGTTGCGCTGGTTTCTCCAAGAGCAGAGGAAAAGAAGCGCGTTAGAGTCGTGCGGTAAGACCAAGGCCAAGATGGAACTACTTGAGGAAGAGTTGTCCAATATCGTTGGACTAAGCGAGCTGAAGACACAACTGAGGAAATGGGCTAAAGGAATGCTTTTGGATGAGAGGCGTAGGGCTCTTGGTATGAACATTGGAACTCGGAGGCCTCCACATATGGCGTTTCTTGGAAACCCTGGGACTG GTAAAACCATGGTTGCTCGAGTTCTAGGGAAGTTGCTTCACACGGTTGGAATCCTACCAACCGATAAGGTAACAGAAGTTCAGCGCACAGACTTGGTTGGTGAGTTTGTTGGTCATACAGGGCCAAAGACCAGGAGAAAG ATCCAAGAAGCTGAGGGAGGAATCCTCTTTGTGGACGAAGCATACAGGTTGATCCCAATGCAAAAGGCAGACGACAAGGACTACGGTCTAGAAGCTCTGGAAGAAATAATGTCCGTCATGGACACGGGGAAGATCGTGGTGATATTCGCGGGATACAGCGAGCCAATGAAGCGTGTGATCGCATCTAACGAAGGGTTTTGCAGAAGGGTCACAAAGTTTTTCAACTTCAGCGACTTCAGTGCAAAGGAACTGGCGCAGATTCTGCACATCAAGATGAACAGCCAGGGAGAGGACACTCTGTTCTACGGTTTCAAGCTGCATGAGTCGTGCACTCTGCAGGAGATAGCTTCAGTGATTGAGAGAGAGACTAccgagaagaagaggaaggagatgaACGGAGGGTTGGTGGACACGTTGCTGGTTAACGCGAGGGAGAATCTTGATCTCCGACTTAGCTTTGATTGCGTTGACACTGAAGAGATTTGTACCATCAGGTTGGAGGATTTAGAGGCTGGTCTTCGTGTTTTCTCTCAGTGA
- the LOC106345950 gene encoding proline-rich receptor-like protein kinase PERK1 gives MSSAPSPGTGSPPSPPSNSTITTPPPASAPPPTTPSSPPPPSTPPPSSPSTPSAPPPSPSPPTPSTPGSSPPLPQPSPPAPTTPGSPPAPVTPTRNPPPSVPGPPSNPSPGGGSPRTPSSPSPPSPSSDGLSTGVVVGIAIGGVALLVIVTLICLLCKKKRRRDEEDAYYLPPPPPGPKAGGPYGGQQHQQWRQQNATPPSDHVVTSLPPPPKAPSPPRQPPPPPPPPFMSSSGGSDYSDRPVLPPPSPGLVLGFSKSTFTYEELARATNGFSEANLLGQGGFGYVHKGVLPSGKEVAVKQLKVGSGLGEREFQAEVEIISRVHHRHLVSLVGYCIAGAKRLLVYEFVPNNNLEFHLHGEGRPTMEWSTRLKIALGSAKGLSYLHEDCNPKIIHRDIKASNILIDFKFEAKVADFGLAKIASDTNTHVSTRVMGTFGYLAPEYAASGKLTEKSDVFSFGVVLLELITGRRPVDANNVYVDDSLVDWARPLLNRASEQGDFEGLADAKMNNGYDREEMARMVACAAACVRHSARRRPRMSQIVRALEGNVSLSDLNEGMRPGQSNVYSSYGGSTDYDSSQYNEDMKKFRKMALGTQEYNATGEYSNPTSDYGLYPSGSSSEGQTTREMEMGKIKRTGQGYSGPSL, from the exons ATGTCCTCGGCGCCGTCTCCGGGGACTGGTTCGCCTCCATCTCCACCATCAAACTCCACAATCACCACTCCTCCTCCAGCTTCCGCTCCTCCTCCCACCACACCTTCTTCTCCTCCGCCGCCATCCactcctcctccttcttctcCCTCTACACCTTCTGCTCCTcctccatctccatctccaccAACTCCATCTACGCCGGGATCTTCACCTCCTCTTCCTCAGCCGTCTCCACCCGCTCCAACTACGCCCGGATCTCCTCCCGCACCTGTTACTCCTACTCGAAACCCTCCACCTTCAGTCCCAGGACCACCGTCCAATCCTTCACCCGGAGGTGGATCTCCCCGAACTCCATCTTCTCCCTCGCCGCCCTCTCCTTCTTCCGACGGTTTATCAACAGGAGTGGTGGTCGGAATCGCCATCGGAGGAGTCGCCCTGCTTGTGATAGTGACTCTGATTTGTCTCCTCTGCAAGAAGAAACGACGGAGAGACGAAGAAGATGCTTACTATCTTCCTCCTCCACCTCCTGGTCCCAAAG CCGGAGGACCTTACGGTGGACAACAACATCAACAATGGCGGCAACAAAACGCAACACCACCGTCAGATCATGTCGTGACGTCACTACCACCACCACCTAAGGCTCCATCTCCACCTCGTCAACCTCCTCCACCTCCCCCACCGCCTTTCATGAGCAGCAGCGGCGGCTCCGACTACTCGGACCGTCCAGTTCTTCCTCCACCGTCTCCAGGGCTTGTGTTAGGCTTCTCCAAAAGCACTTTCACCTACGAGGAGCTAGCTAGAGCCACCAATGGCTTCTCTGAGGCTAATCTGTTAGGACAAGGCGGGTTTGGTTACGTGCACAAAGGTGTGTTGCCTAGTGGGAAAGAAGTTGCTGTGAAGCAGCTGAAAGTAGGGAGTGGTCTGGGAGAGAGGGAGTTTCAGGCGGAGGTTGAGATCATCAGCAGAGTTCACCACAGGCATTTGGTGTCTCTTGTTGGTTATTGCATCGCCGGTGCGAAAAGGTTGCTTGTCTATGAGTTTGTTCCTAACAACAATCTCGAGTTTCACCTCCATG gtgAGGGACGGCCTACAATGGAATGGAGCACCAGATTGAAGATTGCTCTTGGATCTGCTAAAGGACTTTCGTATCTTCATGAAGATT GCAATCCTAAAATCATTCACCGTGATATCAAGGCTTCAAACATATTGATAGATTTTAAGTTTGAAGCTAAG GTTGCTGATTTTGGTCTTGCCAAGATCGCTTCTGATACAAACACGCATGTATCGACACGTGTGATGGGAACCTTTGGGTATTTGGCTCCGGAATACGCTGCAAGCGGAAAGCTCACTGAGAAGTCTGACGTTTTCTCATTTGGCGTTGTGCTTTTGGAGCTCATTACCGGACGTCGTCccgttgatgcaaacaatgtctATGTAGATGACAGCTTAGTTGACTGG GCACGACCGTTGCTTAACAGAGCATCTGAGCAAGGAGACTTTGAGGGTTTAGCTGATGCGAAGATGAATAATGGGTATGACAGAGAGGAGATGGCTCGCATGGTTGCTTGTGCTGCGGCTTGTGTTCGCCATTCAGCTCGCCGCAGACCTCGCATGAGCCAG ATTGTGCGTGCGTTAGAAGGAAATGTATCACTGTCAGATCTTAACGAAGGGATGAGACCAGGTCAAAGCAATGTATACAGCTCATATGGAGGAAGCACTGATTATGACTCGAGCCAGTACAATGAAGACATGAAGAAGTTTAGGAAAATGGCACTTGGAACTCAAGAGTACAACGCCACGGGTGAGTACAGTAATCCGACCAGTGACTATGGACTGTACCCGTCTGGTTCAAGCAGCGAGGGCCAAACCACACGCGAGATGGAGATGGGGAAGATTAAGAGAACCGGTCAGGGTTATAGTGGACCTTCTCTGTAA